From the Pedobacter cryoconitis genome, one window contains:
- a CDS encoding citrate synthase has translation MSDIAEIKIDGKVYEFPIVTGTEGEKSIDISKLRDLTGHITLDLGYKNTGSTKSAITFLDGEKGVLKYRGYAIEELAEKSTFLEVAFLLIYGDLPTAKALEDFQSQITKHTLIHEDMKKFLDGYPSKSHPMAQLASLVCSLSTFYPESLNANSSPETMNLTMIKLLAKFPTIVSFIYKKSLGHPLIYPKNKYDYVSNYLNMTFGQRTEEVEIDPVVVKAMNTLLILHADHEQNCSASTVRMVGSSDCNLYASVSAGIDALWGPLHGGANQAVIEMLELIKEDGGDTEKWINKAKDKNDPFRMMGFGHRVYKNFDPRAKIIKKACDDILEKLGINDPVLEIAKKLEEAALSDPYFVERKLYPNVDFYSGIIYRALGFPTDMFTVLFALGRLPGWIAQWKEMHENKEPIGRPRQIYVGHTNRAFVEIEKR, from the coding sequence ATGTCAGATATTGCAGAAATTAAGATCGATGGTAAAGTATATGAATTTCCCATTGTAACTGGTACCGAGGGTGAAAAGTCAATTGATATTTCAAAATTAAGGGATTTAACAGGACACATTACCCTGGACTTAGGCTACAAAAACACAGGATCTACAAAAAGTGCAATTACCTTTTTAGATGGTGAAAAAGGAGTCTTGAAATACAGAGGTTATGCAATTGAGGAGCTGGCGGAGAAATCTACTTTTCTTGAAGTTGCTTTTCTGCTGATCTACGGCGATCTGCCAACAGCTAAAGCGCTTGAAGATTTTCAATCTCAAATCACCAAGCATACGCTGATCCATGAGGATATGAAAAAATTCCTGGACGGCTATCCTTCGAAATCTCACCCAATGGCTCAGTTAGCTTCATTGGTATGTTCATTGTCAACATTTTATCCTGAGTCGTTGAATGCTAATTCTTCGCCTGAAACAATGAACCTTACGATGATCAAATTGCTGGCTAAGTTCCCAACAATTGTATCATTTATCTATAAAAAATCTTTAGGTCATCCGCTGATCTATCCAAAAAATAAATATGATTATGTAAGTAACTACCTGAACATGACTTTCGGTCAGCGTACAGAAGAGGTTGAAATTGACCCGGTAGTAGTGAAAGCAATGAATACTTTATTGATTTTACATGCTGATCATGAGCAAAACTGTTCTGCATCTACAGTAAGAATGGTAGGCTCTTCAGATTGTAATTTATACGCTTCAGTTTCTGCTGGTATTGATGCTTTATGGGGCCCGCTTCATGGTGGTGCTAACCAGGCTGTAATTGAAATGCTTGAACTGATCAAAGAAGATGGTGGAGATACCGAGAAATGGATCAATAAAGCAAAAGATAAAAATGATCCTTTCCGTATGATGGGATTTGGACACAGGGTATATAAAAACTTTGATCCACGCGCTAAGATTATCAAAAAAGCATGTGATGATATCCTGGAGAAATTAGGTATCAATGATCCTGTGCTTGAAATTGCTAAAAAACTGGAAGAAGCAGCTTTAAGTGATCCTTATTTTGTAGAGCGTAAATTATACCCTAATGTTGATTTTTACTCAGGTATTATCTACAGAGCTTTAGGTTTCCCTACAGATATGTTTACTGTATTATTTGCCCTTGGCCGTTTACCGGGATGGATTGCACAGTGGAAAGAAATGCACGAAAATAAAGAGCCTATCGGCCGTCCGCGTCAAATTTATGTTGGACACACGAACAGAGCTTTTGTTGAAATAGAAAAACGATAG
- a CDS encoding NupC/NupG family nucleoside CNT transporter, whose product MERFHGVIGVIFILGLAYLCSNNKKKINFRLVASGLTLQIVIAILVLRVAPVQHFFEFLGKGMQKIEQFAKVGVDFVYGGVAVIGFDGKTHAYAAPESFIFAFNVTATIILVCVLVAIFYHFGIMQRIVSVIAKGMNFIMRVSGAEALSNVASAFVGQVEAQVMIKPYLKGMTKSELLASMSGSLACIAGGILIVYANMGAQAGMNLAPKLIMASLMAAPGALIISKIVFPETEVSQTMGKVKLEVKSEYTNLIDAISHGAGEGFKIAMNVIAMLIGFIALIALVDYTLVNIGHLFNPDFNLSLDWIFGRLFYPFAWSMGIPDVDVSNAATLLGQKLTVNEFLAFKNLTTKAVPIVTEKGVLIISIAICGFANFSSVGMQIGGIGELAPERRADLAKLGLKALMCGTLASYLSASIAGVLM is encoded by the coding sequence ATGGAGCGTTTTCACGGAGTAATTGGCGTCATTTTTATACTGGGCCTGGCTTATCTTTGTTCTAACAACAAGAAAAAGATTAATTTTAGACTAGTAGCAAGTGGCCTCACGCTTCAGATAGTCATCGCAATTCTTGTATTGAGAGTTGCTCCAGTTCAGCACTTCTTTGAATTCCTTGGAAAAGGAATGCAGAAAATCGAGCAGTTTGCTAAAGTAGGTGTTGATTTTGTTTATGGTGGTGTTGCCGTTATTGGTTTTGATGGTAAAACACATGCTTATGCTGCCCCTGAAAGTTTCATTTTTGCTTTTAATGTGACGGCCACAATCATCCTGGTTTGTGTGCTGGTAGCTATATTTTATCATTTCGGTATCATGCAGCGTATCGTTTCTGTAATTGCCAAAGGAATGAACTTTATTATGCGTGTCAGTGGCGCTGAAGCTTTAAGTAACGTAGCCAGTGCTTTTGTTGGCCAGGTTGAAGCTCAGGTCATGATCAAACCTTATCTTAAGGGAATGACAAAAAGTGAACTGCTGGCTTCTATGAGTGGTAGTTTAGCTTGTATTGCGGGTGGTATCCTGATTGTTTATGCCAATATGGGTGCCCAGGCCGGAATGAACCTTGCCCCAAAACTAATTATGGCCAGTTTAATGGCAGCTCCCGGAGCTTTGATTATTTCCAAGATAGTTTTCCCTGAAACAGAAGTTTCGCAGACTATGGGTAAAGTAAAGCTTGAAGTTAAAAGCGAATATACGAACCTGATTGATGCCATTTCACATGGTGCAGGAGAAGGTTTTAAGATTGCAATGAACGTAATTGCGATGTTAATCGGCTTTATTGCCTTAATCGCTTTAGTAGATTATACATTAGTTAACATTGGTCACCTTTTCAATCCAGACTTTAATTTATCTCTGGACTGGATCTTTGGCAGATTATTCTATCCATTTGCCTGGTCAATGGGTATTCCTGATGTAGATGTAAGCAATGCAGCTACCCTGCTTGGTCAAAAATTAACTGTGAATGAATTCCTTGCTTTCAAAAACCTGACAACTAAAGCAGTTCCTATTGTTACTGAAAAAGGTGTACTGATTATCAGTATCGCTATTTGCGGTTTTGCGAATTTCAGCAGCGTCGGTATGCAGATTGGTGGAATCGGAGAATTGGCTCCGGAACGTCGTGCAGATTTAGCTAAATTAGGTTTAAAAGCGTTAATGTGCGGAACATTGGCATCTTATCTTTCTGCTTCTATTGCAGGTGTATTAATGTAA
- a CDS encoding 2OG-Fe(II) oxygenase — protein MQNTFNTLIDSFIDNKVGITENFLSVALAAQLKENLYGLYQDKLLLSAGTGNETIVSHDQLVRSDKIYWLDRKHDNIHENSFFDLMDSFVSYLNSTCYTGITDYEFHYTLYEEGSFYKKHLDQFKNNDSRQYSMIIYLNAGWQENDGGELCIHHSDSLQKISPDNGKSVFFKSSELVHEVLITHKPRLSITGWLKIN, from the coding sequence TTGCAAAACACCTTCAATACGCTAATCGATAGTTTTATAGACAATAAGGTAGGCATTACAGAAAATTTTTTAAGCGTGGCTTTAGCCGCACAACTCAAAGAAAACCTGTATGGCCTTTACCAGGATAAATTACTGCTATCCGCAGGCACAGGAAACGAAACTATAGTCTCTCATGATCAGCTGGTGAGAAGTGACAAAATCTACTGGCTGGATAGAAAGCATGACAATATTCACGAAAACAGCTTTTTTGATTTGATGGATAGTTTTGTCAGTTATCTGAACAGTACCTGTTATACCGGCATTACTGATTATGAATTCCATTATACACTATACGAAGAAGGGAGCTTTTATAAAAAACATCTCGATCAGTTCAAGAACAATGATAGCAGACAGTATTCAATGATCATTTATTTAAATGCAGGCTGGCAGGAAAATGATGGCGGAGAACTTTGTATTCACCATTCGGATAGTTTGCAGAAAATATCACCTGATAATGGCAAAAGTGTTTTCTTCAAAAGCAGTGAACTCGTACATGAAGTTTTAATCACGCATAAACCGAGACTAAGTATAACCGGCTGGTTGAAAATTAATTAA
- a CDS encoding DUF3347 domain-containing protein, protein MKKYIGMAVLSTLMACTGAVKNETAVTDSTAAAGQAAEVNDVKLADPKSESIYKGYISLKNSLVAGNAAAAHQTALDLATSLKAYEGCENTALIAEKIAGTEDIKIQRKEFTALSSDVIALFKHADITQGSIYVQHCPMANNGDGGDWLSSEKKISNPYYGKEMLTCGAVLEVIKAKK, encoded by the coding sequence ATGAAGAAATATATTGGAATGGCAGTTTTATCAACTTTGATGGCTTGTACTGGTGCCGTGAAAAATGAAACTGCTGTAACAGACAGCACAGCTGCTGCCGGTCAGGCGGCAGAGGTGAATGATGTTAAGCTTGCTGATCCTAAATCGGAAAGTATATATAAGGGCTATATCAGCCTGAAAAATTCGCTGGTTGCCGGTAATGCAGCAGCTGCCCACCAGACTGCGCTTGATCTGGCCACTTCCCTTAAAGCTTATGAAGGCTGTGAAAATACAGCTTTGATTGCAGAGAAAATTGCAGGTACTGAGGATATTAAGATCCAGCGTAAAGAATTCACTGCGTTGAGTTCTGATGTAATTGCACTCTTTAAACATGCTGATATTACACAAGGATCTATTTATGTACAACATTGCCCGATGGCCAATAATGGTGATGGGGGAGATTGGTTGTCTTCAGAGAAAAAGATCAGCAATCCATATTATGGAAAAGAAATGTTGACTTGCGGCGCAGTGCTGGAAGTGATTAAAGCAAAGAAATAA
- a CDS encoding TonB-dependent receptor produces the protein MSTPNFRNFTRLTLLSSFLFISLKNNSTQAQTSLKSAPLQKGGSKTLNGRITDQATGETLIGVSITTKNIKTGTTTNNYGYFSLTIPTDTATFRISYIGYQTIDTLINLAVKSTVAFRLKPLQNELNTVIIKGANSTPIQNTSQMGKINLPISQIQALPRFFGEPDLFKALQTLPGVQQGSEGTSAMLVRGGSQDQNLILLDGAPLYNPSHLLGIFSAFNTYAIKNVDLYKGAFPARYGGRLSSVVDISMNDGNMNKVHGQFTLGLLASQLTVEGPLKKDKTSFIISGRRTYHDLIISPILKSSQRDVEKFQLYFYDLNAKIHHKFSDQDHLYLSFYNGQDKLRTKVKQASSDDGATALGDFGLGWRNLTGAARWNHIFSNKLFANTTLTTSQYKFNTSMTSSIFGSKENLNSDDILNINSGITDYTAKIDFDYQPSPAHSIKMGLSSTLHTFTPGTSLSKQSFNNETLKDENLGSKIKATELDLYAEDDWTITDKLKANIGLHASGFNVQGKFYTSLQPRISARYLLPGDWALKASYAKMTQYMHLLASNSISLPTDLWVPATNKVLPQQSNQFSLGVSRNIFNDQFEFSAESYYKTMNNIIEYKDGADYVVTSEHNDWENKITTGKGKAYGLELFLQKKTGRLTGWASYALAWTNRSLPEINQGKTYPYKYDRRNTLNLVGVYKLKPGIELSATFVYQSASPFTMPTTQFEGVSPGQDQQERTKKIDYIESRNNVRIQPTHRLDVGISFIKLKESGKVRTWNVSIYNVYNRQNLFYFKVNDYKGNTANLTGNSLLPIMPSVSYSLKF, from the coding sequence ATGAGCACACCTAATTTCAGAAATTTTACCAGATTAACCCTACTCTCCTCTTTTTTATTCATCAGTCTTAAAAATAACAGTACACAGGCACAAACCAGTTTAAAATCTGCACCCCTGCAAAAAGGCGGGTCAAAAACATTAAATGGAAGAATAACAGATCAGGCTACTGGCGAAACATTGATTGGTGTAAGTATTACTACAAAAAATATAAAAACTGGTACTACAACAAATAACTACGGCTATTTCAGTCTCACGATTCCCACAGATACCGCCACTTTCCGTATCTCTTATATAGGTTATCAAACTATAGATACCCTGATTAACTTAGCAGTAAAAAGTACGGTTGCTTTTCGGCTGAAGCCTCTGCAAAACGAATTAAATACTGTTATTATTAAAGGGGCTAACAGCACGCCTATTCAAAATACTTCTCAAATGGGCAAAATTAACCTGCCCATCAGCCAGATTCAGGCCTTACCCAGGTTTTTTGGCGAACCTGATTTATTCAAAGCCCTGCAAACACTCCCCGGCGTACAACAAGGAAGTGAAGGTACCAGTGCAATGCTGGTCCGCGGAGGTTCGCAGGATCAAAATCTGATTTTACTGGATGGCGCTCCTTTATATAACCCGTCCCATTTATTAGGGATATTTTCAGCCTTCAACACCTATGCTATTAAAAATGTAGATCTCTACAAAGGTGCTTTCCCGGCCCGTTATGGAGGCCGCTTATCTTCAGTTGTTGATATCTCGATGAATGATGGCAATATGAACAAAGTGCATGGGCAATTTACCTTAGGGCTGCTCGCCTCACAATTAACCGTTGAAGGGCCATTGAAAAAAGATAAAACCTCTTTTATCATTTCCGGCCGCAGAACTTATCACGACTTGATTATTTCCCCGATATTAAAAAGCAGCCAGCGGGATGTAGAAAAATTTCAATTGTACTTTTATGATCTCAATGCTAAAATTCACCATAAATTCTCCGATCAGGACCACCTGTATTTAAGTTTTTACAACGGTCAGGATAAGTTAAGAACAAAAGTAAAACAAGCAAGCAGTGATGATGGCGCTACTGCTCTGGGTGATTTTGGTTTAGGCTGGCGTAACCTGACAGGTGCAGCAAGATGGAATCATATTTTTTCCAATAAGCTATTCGCAAATACAACCCTGACCACCTCGCAATACAAATTTAATACGTCCATGACCTCCTCAATTTTTGGTTCAAAAGAGAATCTGAACTCAGATGACATCCTGAACATTAATTCAGGAATTACGGATTATACGGCAAAAATAGATTTTGATTATCAGCCATCACCTGCGCATAGTATTAAAATGGGGCTTTCTTCTACCCTGCATACCTTTACTCCCGGTACCAGTCTTTCCAAACAGTCTTTCAATAATGAAACTTTAAAAGACGAAAACCTGGGTAGTAAAATTAAAGCAACTGAACTGGATTTATATGCAGAAGATGACTGGACGATCACTGATAAACTAAAAGCAAATATAGGCCTGCATGCAAGCGGATTTAATGTACAGGGGAAATTCTACACTTCCCTGCAACCACGCATCAGTGCACGTTATTTATTACCAGGAGACTGGGCACTCAAAGCATCTTATGCAAAGATGACCCAGTATATGCACCTGTTAGCCAGCAATTCTATTTCCCTGCCTACCGATCTTTGGGTTCCTGCAACAAATAAAGTACTTCCACAGCAATCCAATCAATTTTCGTTGGGTGTATCCCGTAATATTTTTAATGATCAGTTCGAATTCTCTGCCGAAAGTTATTATAAGACAATGAATAATATCATTGAATATAAAGACGGCGCAGACTATGTAGTAACCAGCGAGCATAATGACTGGGAAAACAAAATTACCACTGGTAAAGGTAAGGCCTATGGACTGGAACTATTCCTTCAGAAAAAAACAGGCCGCTTAACCGGCTGGGCCAGCTATGCACTCGCCTGGACAAACCGCAGCCTGCCAGAGATCAACCAGGGAAAAACTTATCCTTATAAATATGATCGCAGGAATACGCTTAACCTGGTCGGGGTTTATAAGTTAAAACCAGGAATTGAACTTTCTGCAACTTTTGTCTATCAGAGCGCATCTCCTTTCACCATGCCTACCACACAGTTTGAAGGAGTCAGCCCCGGACAGGATCAGCAAGAAAGAACTAAAAAAATTGATTATATCGAATCCAGAAATAATGTCCGTATACAACCCACACATAGATTAGATGTTGGCATCAGCTTTATCAAACTCAAAGAAAGCGGTAAAGTCCGTACCTGGAATGTCAGTATATACAACGTTTATAACAGGCAGAATTTATTCTATTTCAAGGTCAACGACTACAAAGGCAATACTGCTAACCTGACCGGAAATAGCTTGTTGCCAATCATGCCAAGTGTCTCTTATAGTCTTAAATTTTAA
- a CDS encoding ketopantoate reductase family protein yields MKTTEFAIIGLGGVGGYFGFKLAQQYATDSAANITFIAREKTYEIVREKGLTLLSAESEDPIARPHQILKEVAELNDIDVFVICVKEYDLENICNQLKDKIKSDTIILPLMNGVDIYERIRKIITNGIVLPSCVYVASHIKEKGIVEHKGNPGKIIAGKDPEHPEFDPQSIVELFKKASIDIDYKVDSFPAIWSKYFFIASFGLVSARYNKSIGQVNEEEELHQRALKVMQEIQAIALRKEIDLPENIIEQTFQKAASFPFQTPTSLQLDVQSGKEHTELELFAGAIIAYGQALGIPVPETTEIYNEIKNGMLV; encoded by the coding sequence ATGAAAACAACAGAATTTGCTATAATTGGATTAGGTGGTGTTGGTGGTTATTTCGGATTTAAACTTGCTCAGCAATACGCAACAGACAGCGCAGCCAATATTACTTTTATTGCCCGTGAAAAGACTTACGAAATTGTCAGAGAAAAGGGACTTACCCTGCTTTCTGCCGAAAGCGAGGATCCTATAGCCAGACCTCATCAAATTTTAAAAGAAGTAGCTGAACTAAATGATATTGATGTATTCGTCATCTGTGTCAAAGAATACGATCTGGAAAACATCTGCAATCAATTAAAAGATAAAATCAAAAGTGATACGATCATTCTGCCTTTAATGAATGGGGTTGATATCTATGAAAGAATACGCAAAATAATAACCAATGGAATTGTATTGCCTTCGTGCGTTTATGTAGCCTCACATATTAAAGAAAAAGGAATAGTTGAGCATAAAGGAAATCCTGGTAAAATCATTGCAGGAAAAGACCCTGAGCATCCGGAATTCGATCCTCAAAGTATTGTTGAGCTGTTTAAGAAAGCTTCAATTGATATTGATTACAAAGTTGATTCATTCCCGGCCATCTGGTCTAAATACTTTTTCATCGCAAGTTTCGGACTGGTTTCTGCCAGGTATAACAAGTCCATCGGACAGGTTAACGAAGAGGAAGAATTACACCAGAGAGCTTTAAAAGTGATGCAGGAAATACAGGCCATCGCACTCAGAAAAGAGATTGATCTTCCCGAAAACATCATTGAACAAACCTTTCAGAAAGCAGCCTCCTTCCCTTTTCAAACACCAACTTCTTTGCAACTGGATGTACAGTCAGGAAAAGAGCACACGGAACTTGAATTATTTGCAGGGGCAATTATAGCCTATGGACAAGCCCTGGGTATCCCTGTTCCGGAAACCACTGAGATATACAATGAAATCAAAAACGGAATGCTGGTTTAG
- a CDS encoding retropepsin-like aspartic protease encodes MKLIFNLCLLLAFCLRANAQEFTYNQGGTSAKNYYEEIPYQTINGKMFIQVELHGKKHKFLFDTGAPVAISPQLVTLLKAKFLDEDTLSDVNGVTDTMGVVQIPRIKIGKVRFDHIPAITLFPDFYRCWGIDGVIGSNILRNSIVSIDGKKQVIILTDQLEKLKLNDSYGSQMITNTSYQSNPIIKIQLKDNITVDLGFDTGDNEFLRISEELVSQLPDSGVYEILAKGYGANTIGGLGLQQSAEKYLLRLPQIKIGNGLFNNTIMETNKSGTSAIGSKILLYGIVTLDFIHSKFYFNSIKKDNEVREKQWPFVPTVINDRLAIGVVWDKYKNEVKPGQRIMAIDDVDYSNVTLCDMLNRPHILAGKETANITVKDEQGNLQKIQISKLHY; translated from the coding sequence ATGAAACTCATTTTCAACCTCTGTTTACTGCTGGCATTTTGCCTGCGGGCCAATGCCCAGGAATTCACCTATAACCAGGGAGGAACTTCTGCTAAAAACTATTACGAAGAGATTCCCTATCAAACGATAAATGGCAAGATGTTCATCCAGGTGGAACTGCATGGCAAAAAGCATAAATTCTTATTTGATACCGGTGCACCGGTAGCGATCAGCCCGCAACTGGTTACGCTGCTAAAAGCCAAATTTCTGGATGAAGACACACTTTCGGATGTCAACGGCGTTACCGATACTATGGGAGTTGTGCAAATCCCCCGGATTAAAATTGGTAAAGTCCGGTTTGATCATATTCCTGCAATTACACTTTTCCCTGATTTTTACAGATGCTGGGGTATAGACGGCGTAATAGGAAGTAATATTCTCCGCAATTCCATTGTGAGTATCGATGGAAAAAAGCAGGTTATCATTCTGACCGATCAGCTGGAAAAATTAAAACTGAATGATAGCTATGGTTCTCAGATGATTACCAATACAAGTTATCAAAGTAACCCGATCATTAAAATCCAGCTAAAAGATAATATTACAGTCGATCTGGGATTCGATACTGGTGACAATGAATTCCTGCGGATCTCTGAAGAGCTGGTAAGCCAGCTACCTGATTCTGGCGTTTATGAAATTCTGGCCAAAGGTTATGGAGCCAATACAATAGGTGGACTGGGCTTGCAGCAAAGTGCTGAAAAATACCTGTTGAGACTTCCCCAGATAAAAATAGGTAACGGATTGTTTAACAATACCATTATGGAAACCAATAAAAGCGGCACTTCAGCTATAGGATCAAAAATTCTGCTGTATGGAATTGTCACGTTAGATTTTATTCACAGTAAATTCTACTTTAATAGTATAAAAAAGGACAATGAGGTCAGAGAGAAACAATGGCCATTTGTGCCTACAGTAATTAATGACCGGCTTGCTATTGGCGTAGTCTGGGATAAATATAAAAACGAAGTAAAACCCGGGCAACGTATCATGGCCATTGATGACGTAGATTATTCTAATGTTACCCTATGTGACATGCTAAACCGTCCGCATATCCTGGCAGGTAAAGAAACAGCCAATATTACCGTTAAAGATGAGCAGGGGAACCTGCAAAAAATACAGATCAGTAAGCTGCACTATTAA
- a CDS encoding bifunctional nuclease family protein, with product MKKVKLDIVGLSYSQTQSGAYALVLGEVNGRRRLPIIIGAFEAQAIAIEIEKMTPSRPLTHDLFKTFAQTYKIEIKEILIYNLVDGVFFAKLICTDGERTEEIDARTSDAIALAVRFNSSIYTYEFILSSAGIVIEGNDFVFLENMDNLNKEHGQDDIDTSIPGTGFGSLSVEELNQKLQEAIAEEAYEKAARIRDELNKRNSSQ from the coding sequence ATGAAAAAAGTAAAACTAGATATTGTTGGCTTATCCTATAGCCAAACCCAATCCGGAGCCTACGCACTGGTACTTGGAGAAGTAAACGGCAGAAGACGTTTGCCTATCATCATAGGTGCATTCGAAGCTCAGGCTATTGCAATTGAGATTGAAAAAATGACCCCAAGCAGGCCATTGACGCATGATCTATTCAAAACATTTGCGCAGACTTATAAAATTGAAATCAAAGAAATTCTAATCTACAACCTGGTAGATGGTGTCTTCTTCGCTAAACTGATCTGTACAGACGGTGAAAGAACGGAAGAAATTGATGCCAGAACATCAGATGCGATTGCACTGGCTGTTCGTTTCAATTCCTCAATTTACACTTACGAATTTATTTTATCCTCCGCAGGTATCGTTATCGAAGGTAACGACTTTGTTTTTCTCGAAAACATGGATAACCTGAATAAGGAACATGGACAGGACGATATTGATACGTCAATACCTGGAACTGGCTTTGGAAGCCTTAGCGTTGAGGAACTTAATCAAAAACTTCAGGAAGCTATTGCGGAGGAAGCCTATGAAAAAGCGGCCCGCATCAGAGATGAACTGAACAAAAGAAATTCATCCCAATAG
- a CDS encoding DUF3667 domain-containing protein, with the protein MSGAYRHEKNCLNCGYLVEKHYCTQCGQPNLELKEPFWGFISHSIGHYFHFDSKFFHTLIPLLTKPGQLTLDYLAGKRARYIHPVSLYIFVSIVYFLIVPHALEYGHHQESPATEKAALVKDSMPLSNDDLEVVPEILAGQIFKAQYRTLSFKTQQLILDSLNKAYAKSPSPALEKKIGNFSAIHNEKLDSTFEAYSIRQKALPQAEQDNWITRQFKKKQIYINQKKAKDHWDIKEEVKKYQPKQFFLLMPLLAFFIMLNFRKNRIYYIDHLIFTIHGMTAFFIISSIAVPLKQYVFGENSVISSIIGLAVVAGIVWYLYTGLKLFYNRSVYMTIKKTITVIILYYVTFALSERAIETVIKYLIA; encoded by the coding sequence ATGTCAGGAGCTTATCGTCATGAAAAAAACTGTCTGAATTGTGGTTACCTTGTTGAAAAACATTATTGCACTCAGTGCGGGCAACCAAATCTCGAATTGAAAGAACCTTTCTGGGGCTTTATTTCACATAGTATAGGACACTATTTTCACTTCGATTCTAAATTTTTTCATACGCTTATTCCGCTGCTAACTAAACCAGGGCAACTTACATTGGATTATCTCGCAGGTAAAAGAGCGAGATATATCCATCCTGTCAGTCTCTATATTTTTGTCTCGATTGTTTACTTTCTGATTGTTCCACATGCACTTGAATATGGACATCACCAGGAAAGCCCGGCTACTGAAAAAGCAGCCTTGGTAAAAGACAGTATGCCGCTTAGTAACGACGATCTTGAAGTTGTTCCCGAAATACTTGCAGGCCAGATCTTCAAAGCACAATACCGGACACTTAGTTTTAAAACACAGCAACTTATTCTGGACAGTTTGAATAAAGCCTATGCGAAGTCCCCATCTCCAGCTTTAGAGAAAAAAATAGGTAATTTCAGTGCTATTCATAACGAGAAATTGGACAGCACTTTTGAAGCTTACAGTATCAGGCAGAAAGCTTTACCTCAAGCTGAGCAGGATAACTGGATCACCAGACAATTTAAAAAGAAACAAATTTATATTAACCAGAAGAAAGCCAAAGATCACTGGGATATTAAAGAAGAAGTTAAGAAATATCAGCCTAAGCAATTCTTCCTCTTAATGCCACTACTAGCTTTCTTTATCATGTTGAATTTCAGAAAAAACAGGATCTATTACATTGATCATTTGATTTTTACAATTCATGGAATGACCGCCTTCTTTATCATCTCATCGATTGCCGTTCCTCTTAAGCAATATGTATTTGGAGAAAATTCGGTAATTAGTTCAATTATTGGATTGGCAGTAGTTGCAGGTATTGTATGGTATTTATATACCGGCCTGAAATTATTTTATAATAGGTCTGTCTATATGACTATTAAGAAGACGATTACTGTAATTATTTTATATTATGTCACCTTCGCTTTGTCCGAACGAGCCATTGAAACTGTTATTAAGTATTTAATCGCCTAG